Part of the Plodia interpunctella isolate USDA-ARS_2022_Savannah chromosome 13, ilPloInte3.2, whole genome shotgun sequence genome, TTCAAAGTCTCCAAAATCAAAACGATAAGTTAAATTAACGAAAGgctttagaaaataaataattatttcttttgacTATCAACATTTTCGTTATCGTTAGATATTTAgtaatcaaatttacatttatataaaaaattaaacgaagtaaatagtgtaaacactagaaataagcacaaactttgcatgaatagattcaggcttaaaaaaaaaaggttcggcggtctttcgtgggtcaaagtgtaaaattattcaataaactccctgcagaggctattaatctgccaatgaaaaattttaaaatttatgttaagaaaaatttaatggataaagcgtattacacaattaacgcctatttgactgataaaaacgcttggatcctcccgacaactttgccactccacacatgatctcctaatttttattttactgttttttattattttattcacaattttgaattttgttataataattcgtatggcatttaaattttatttgtaaaacatgtacgtgatttgtgatcttcaattgtctgaattatacttctatttcgacgaataagaattgtaattatgaagtcatgggaatcgagtgtgtcatgctcactcaaatggtcaatctggtggtggcgtcgtgggccgggtcgtgaggttccttctattatggttgagctacgcgatggctgtcccttgcgtcaactcgtgaacgggtgctgccagagggaactggtcatctcgtttctcatatattttcatgtaagttaattgtgtttcacatcgatatatatatatatatatatatatatatatatatatattataatcagcactcggatcacaatcataacctgttttgatataccttttgactatgtacattatgtacttttatatattattagaaagaaaaggaaaaaaaaattttttgtaagaaacaataatggtaagccgatctggcatgatagggaccaacactgttcaaatgagtttctttcggcatttcttctcagcagtggtcgttccgaaatgccagtagtttctagcttgtgagaaataactataaatttaaagattgacgagaaaaagtgcctgtgaaggtctaatttctgaataaatgatttgaatttgaatttgaatttgaattcaatgTTTTTACATCTTCACTTATAGGTACAAGGGGAAACGAACTTAAACTCTTCAGAAATTACTTAGCAGAAAGGACTCAATGCTaactaacttaaaattttttgcACATCACTGCAAATTCCTTACGACTGAATCATGAGACTGTCCAAACATTTTCAACactgacaaaataaaatatcttggcattattatagataaaactCTTTCTTTTAAGCAATATATTGAGGCCTTAAATGGCAGAGtacgtaaattaatatttgtctttAAAAAGCTGCGATCAATTGCAGACTCTAAAATTATCAAACAAGTATATTTTGCTTTATGTCAGTCATTATTAACATATTCTATTACGTCATGGGGAGGCATTGCTAAAACAccttattaatttgtgatcCTTTAATTTATATGCTTATTGCTGCTAATTTATTATCCTATaacaattgaataaaaaattgaattgaattgaatttaagGTCGTtcgctaaattaaaaaaaaacaaattttgatatgtttaataaatattatttaattaataaagactATAAAGtcgtattaaattaaaacgtttaatAGGAAGAGTGATAAAACAGTTGTTACatgttttaaacatttaattaaaacgctGTCAAATTTAGCGAGTTTATGAATAGTCGTTGAATCAGATTTACGGCAGTATTTTGCCTAATTTTCTCGTTTCTTGGGCAGCAAGTGCGCTCtatgtacaaattttaatattgtaataaacaagCGCAGTAGACAAGGTGTACGCTGTACAATTTGTCATTCaaaattcttgaaatttacCTTTTTGAATAGTTATACAAAGCTCTGTCTCATCTTCGCGTTACATTCGGAACTGTGACGCACTAAataccattaaattttgaagatttgtccATGATTGTAGAATCAGCCTGAGGTCAACCTTCTTCGGGAATGCTATTCTTGCCTATCATCTGTTAAATTTATGTGGGGATCCATCACTCCatagtggttctattctagggcgagACAACACGCTACTAATATATAACCAAAGCtctatagtatttttatcttaGTTAAAACtctcaaaacaaaaaagcatgtatctttaaattttattcatcaaCTAGCTAGGCTTTAAGTCCAActtttgaacattttattttgtaattttgtacaataaagttttaaaagaaatggTAGCTATTTCTAGGTGTTTTTATATGGATCGTAACATTATCTTTAAATAATgtgttgcgaaactcgaaatCCAAGTTTAactgcatttatattattatagtgtaGGGACACATTTGTAATGTCAGCAATCATATATACAATAGTCTTTAaccacaaatattataacgGACTTCAATATTGAACTCACTTCAAACGTCCTTTCccgtacataaaattataatcgttatttataaaacagaatTAGCTTCTTTCATGTACACCTTAAACTACAAGTTAGCGCATTAGCCAAGTTTAAGTTAAAGTTCCTCTCTCATACGAGTTTAGTCGACGTATCACTTCCCTGCAACTTAGCTACACCATAGTTTAGTTGAAGATTTCAGGATTTCTTTACAAGCTGTAAAAAGATTTAAGTTTTTTGCTACATCACTAAATTGAGTTTATTactatgaagaaaataatacaaaatagaaattaaaaatatatttccaacATGAAAACTCATGTTAGTACAATCAACCGGCACATCAAGTCACTATCTCTCTATACAGCGGTATTAGGCGGATTGGCAATAATTTGGGTAGGTATAAGTATGCACTTGTTAATTCCTACACATCAACTGGAAATATTACGAGTCTAGTCTTTTAGGGTCGTATTGAAGCCAAGCGGTAACGAGGTCGATCTCCTACCAGATGGCTTGATCTCATCAACAGTGCTACACAATGTccaataagttttatttattacttacaacTAATGTCAAACAAAAGCCATAGACGGATTAAATTGAGAGCCATCGAGAGCAGCAACGAAGCTCGAAAAGACTGACACATAATCACGACCACTTGAAGAAGAAAGGTACTGATTAATGTATAATgcaatttattgttaattgataaatatattggttAGAAAAGTATATGTACAGAATACCAATATTCCCaaagtaaaaagaaatatcgGGAAAATAAACAGCACAGCTTCAACCGAAATTATTAACTGCCTaccatacaatacaaaataaacaagctaTGAATACACCAGCTCATCCCCCTGATCATGCTCTCAATTGTATTCGTTCCCTATTAAAACAGGCTTATACACGATTCATGTGCTTTCAGATTTTCAGATATTTATCcgacttaaataaattggtaaaGCGTAAATCACTTGTCATAGAAACGGTACTGTATTATAAGTGCGTTCGATACGGACAAAGAAATGTTGCTAAACCATTGAAACttgataacaaaaatatgctgCCTGCcatttaactaaaattttgaatgtcACGCTTTATTCTTCACTTCAcacaacaaaaatttaaacgaAAACAACAAAGTgcatattgatattttaattttgtaatataaaattatacagatTATGACATGCTAATGCTAAGTACAtgtaaattactaaatatgttataataataattttcttttagatTGTAACATAGTTTAGCATAAAATGGATACAGATGTCAAATACCTTTATACACACATAGatacatatgtaataatatcagAACTTGTTATACTAAGTGGCatgattagattttttatctatataaaaaagtgttcGTCTACCGCACTTTACACTTGAAAATTAGGGCCGCCCGTTGACACCCTTGGGCACAGAACCCTAACAAATGACGGAACGATGACACATGCCATTTATAATCATTTCGCGTGAAATGTGACATACTGCTGATGACGACGCGCACAAGACACACGACATGTGCCTACGGCAAGATATGTCGACGTACAGTCCAATGATTAAATACATGCGGCTAGAATATTGCAGTTAAAAAAGTGACACAATattttgtggcgtgtggttccgccctagactAGTACCACGCACAACTTCCTCCTGTGGATATCGTATGAGGCAGCTGACAGACACATAGTTGATAGGCATTCAATATCACTTTCAAGGACGGTTGAAGTCGGCGGCCGCTTGTAAAACCACAGCTGAATCTTGcaatttttaggttatttttaggttagaaatatttaaaaatgcataaaTAGTCGAATATACCCATAATATGGTAGGTATATTGCAGACCTCTGTGTATTCGTTCATGTGGCACGAACACATAATCTGGCCACACCCTACAAGCCACATCAAATTGTAATAccatttattgcaattttggGCTTGTGAATAAATTGTCAAATATGTTGGGCTTTAAGATCCCAGTTACGTAAACGTTATTGTCTTGTTGTTTTAGAATAATTTGAATAGAATCTTATCGAATTATCAAGAATTTGTAACTTtataagaaagagaaaaacgaaaataataaaagtttatcgCTTTATACAGCTTCCATTTTGAAATACGGAATAGCATTTAATTcgggatataaatatattctcgGCGTCCTAGGGATTTAAGGTTTACGTTTATGGATTTTTACAAAAGAGTAAGTAAGGACTtcatacttttatttcatattttcttgAATAATTTTGCCTTTtgttgtaactttttaaattcatatgcataactagcggcccgtcccgggtgaaaacattataaattatacacctaaaccttcctcagggaACTCACTACCTCTTGGTGAAAagcgcatgaaaatccgtgcaaaagtttttgagtttattgccaacagacagacagatgcggcatAGGacgttgttttataatatgtaaggataataataatagtaatacttCTGACTGTGTTCGTTTCTAACACGGGTGACAGATTTTACTCAAGccgtctaaaggcatctgacatgacagTCTACTTATTGAGTATAATGTAGTTGATGCGACGTCAAGTGTTTAGTACGGCATAAGTCTTTCTTCACCCCCTGGGCTCCGAAAATTTATGGCTGaagttaaaactaaaaaggaaataattagtacatacgagtacatacccatagaattaatttttaaataaattaaatttatatcagaagtatacctataataaatttcTCAGGATTCAATGTAATACGAGTAAACAACAGCTAATTTAGAAAGAGCTCGGGTGAAACGCTGGTTGTTGACAGGCCCGCATTAgataatgtgtttattttcgaTTTCACTTCACGTAATGTAGTATACTCAAAGTGTTTTAATAAGATCAAACTTAAAGGATaagtaactaaatttatttttcgtttgtaattaattatttcatacgTTTCTAcctataaatacatatattactcCAAACTACTTATAGTTTtgttaagtattattatgttttcattatCTAATGCCAACTTTCGATATAGAAAAAAGTGAGTTGAAAAGTGACTTTTTGCATATGAGGTACTTATTCTAAGAGTGACTTGcaccatcaaatttgacgttgatttaaAACGTCTTCCTTAGCGTTTTTcagcgcaggttaaagttatgtaaatttttatataaattgtgacttttcaacaaaaaaattactaattgagtaaaaatatatttaaataattagtaaataataatgtaatagtaaatatttttttattcatgaatTATGGTAAAACTTTgcatttactttttcattgataaaaaatgtttcgtaaataaacattagtaCATTAATATGTAACAGTGAAAgttgaacatttttatcaGTTCAGTTCACAAAATGCGACTTAGCAGTCGTTTCCcgtctgttttatttttattattgttgtttaaaatatgtaaaagttcgtaagatattttttaattatgtgtaagtagttatttttatattatttctgtaataatgtttttttttaatttcaggtgaaaatttatcaataaagtGGAATAGAAAACCACTTTTGGATGTTTTAGAATATGTACAAAGATTTTTTcaagattataaaataaattcgaaatACACATCAAGATTTCCATTGTTGCCGCCAATTATTATCGTACCAGTACAAGagcaaattatttacattcaaaCTGTCTCAGGAACAAAAGTTAGTGATCAGAATGCAAATATGCGCGAAATTATGTCACATAAATTAACATCTGATTCGACAAGTACAAACAAAGATGAAAATGACATTGAAATATTTCGAGATTCCtctaaaacagaaaaaattaagattcttaataatcaacaaaacACATCAAATAACTTGAAACAAATGACAACAGATGAGACTACTATAGAAACAACAGATATAAGTGAAGAGTTCTCAACCATGACACCTTCTACAACTTCAAATATGAGTGAGTCAATCATGGTACAAAACTCAACATTAAATGGATCATATCCAAACGCCGtgtataaaaatgatttggTAGACTCAATTACACTAACCAACACTATTGAAGATATAAGTCTTCCTCCAATAAATGACAATAGATGGCAAAATTTTTCTTCTACCAAAAATTCTTCTTCTAATGATGTTATTATAAACACGACAGAACATGTAACTGGATACCCTCTCCCCAATACAAAAGGTTATACTTCAGCCTGGTACAGTAATGCATTGATTGATCAGTTGTCAATAACGACAAATTCTTATACCAATAAC contains:
- the LOC128674786 gene encoding uncharacterized protein LOC128674786 encodes the protein MRLSSRFPSVLFLLLLFKICKSENLSIKWNRKPLLDVLEYVQRFFQDYKINSKYTSRFPLLPPIIIVPVQEQIIYIQTVSGTKVSDQNANMREIMSHKLTSDSTSTNKDENDIEIFRDSSKTEKIKILNNQQNTSNNLKQMTTDETTIETTDISEEFSTMTPSTTSNMSESIMVQNSTLNGSYPNAVYKNDLVDSITLTNTIEDISLPPINDNRWQNFSSTKNSSSNDVIINTTEHVTGYPLPNTKGYTSAWYSNALIDQLSITTNSYTNNELPTSHKDDEWIHSVAGEFRPLAGLYYDGFLQTPLRKEEFIHRNNL